AGTACCTGAAGTAATACTCAATTTGATATAGTATTGTATTGCACAGTCCAACTTCTGGGTTAAGCAAAATAGGCTGATTGTTAGTTGGTGTTCCACTTATTGCATCCATataaggtggtggtggtggtggtggcgatgGCAGAGGTACCGAAGGCACTGAAGGGTAATACAATTGATTTGAGGCCTCTGTAAAGATAAAAGTTAGAGTGACCAAACGAAGACATCAACTTTAAAAGAATGGAGGAGCGAAAATCACCTGAAAAGTATGGATTACCATAATAACCATATGGAAGTATATAGCCAGGAACAGGACCCGGAGCATAGCCAGGACCCGGAACTGGAGCTGGTGCCGGTGGTGGTGGATGGTTCACATTGACATTGAGGTATGTAGTGTTAACCATTGGAGTCGGAGTTGGAGTCGAATAAGGGTAAGAGTGTGGTAGCGGCGGTGGCCCAAGAAACCCAGATGGACCATTACCAAATCCATGCTGCTGAGAATTCACGAATCTAGGTTGGGCACCACGATTGTGACTCCAATTGTTGTTGAATCCACGTTGTTGATGACGCCGATTCGAAAAACTCTGATTTGGAAATCCATTACCTCCTCTGTTTCCTCCCTTGGCATTGAAACCATTCCCTCTCTGGTTTGAACCAAAATGACCAGAAGGGTAATGCTGATTCTGGTTATGGCCAAAGTTATATTGTCTTGGAGACTGATTCTGAAAAGGCCTAGAATTAGTCCCTCTCGATGATGATGGAGTAGATGAGGTAGACGATGAGGACATTGAAATCAATTTATCCTGCTCCGACCCAGAATCGGAGCGATCAATAGATACAGAGACCGAAACAGAAACTGAAACCTTCGAATCAATAGTTGCAGAAGACTCATTAGCATAGTCGTTGCCTGCAGCTATTTCGATGGCTGCCGAGAGAGACGACGATTCAGGTATTATCACCTATACccacaaaagaaaaacccaaaaaatcattaatgaacaaaaaatctacccaaaaccctaaaaggaaAACTATCAGATCGCAACGGAAATAGATAAATAGAGAATAAAAGTCGAAAAAATTAGAAACCTCAGGAGGAGAGGAAACTCTCTTAGAAGAGAGAGCGGGCCAAGACGAAGCATCTATCACAGAATCCATCGGAAGTTGAATGTTCTGAGTTTCTGATAATTTCTTCCAAGGGCCGTCAGgtggggtggtggtggtagcGGCGGTGACTATGCTTGAAGAACAAGCGTTGGagttggaattggaattggaatcggaATCGGGATTGCTAGTGTTGCAGCACTGGGTAGCCATCGTCATAAAAATGAGTTTCTAGGCTTCTGGGTATTCAAAAGAGATCTCTTGTGGGGACCAAAACGAGACTTTGATCAAAGACCACTAAAGCTTAGACTGTTTATGTCGTTTTCCAATAGGATACGaagttaagaagaaagaaatatgtGTCCAGGTCGATCATCGGTTTGGCTTTGCTTCTCCCACCCCACACCCTCACTGCGACCAA
This genomic stretch from Macadamia integrifolia cultivar HAES 741 chromosome 2, SCU_Mint_v3, whole genome shotgun sequence harbors:
- the LOC122089752 gene encoding la-related protein 1C-like isoform X1: MTMATQCCNTSNPDSDSNSNSNSNACSSSIVTAATTTTPPDGPWKKLSETQNIQLPMDSVIDASSWPALSSKRVSSPPEVIIPESSSLSAAIEIAAGNDYANESSATIDSKVSVSVSVSVSIDRSDSGSEQDKLISMSSSSTSSTPSSSRGTNSRPFQNQSPRQYNFGHNQNQHYPSGHFGSNQRGNGFNAKGGNRGGNGFPNQSFSNRRHQQRGFNNNWSHNRGAQPRFVNSQQHGFGNGPSGFLGPPPLPHSYPYSTPTPTPMVNTTYLNVNVNHPPPPAPAPVPGPGYAPGPVPGYILPYGYYGNPYFSEASNQLYYPSVPSVPLPSPPPPPPPYMDAISGTPTNNQPILLNPEVGLCNTILYQIEYYFSKENLVKDAYLKSLMDNEGWVSIHVIAGFRRVKAITSDSTLILRALQSSAIVEVQGDKVRKRGDWMNWVQHSRIGSVTDISTTIQNIQLGESAHIGDDLNSVHAQIKGSDAR
- the LOC122089752 gene encoding la-related protein 1C-like isoform X2; amino-acid sequence: MTMATQCCNTSNPDSDSNSNSNSNACSSSIVTAATTTTPPDGPWKKLSETQNIQLPMDSVIDASSWPALSSKRVSSPPEVIIPESSSLSAAIEIAAGNDYANESSATIDSKVSVSVSVSVSIDRSDSGSEQDKLISMSSSSTSSTPSSSRGTNSRPFQNQSPRQYNFGHNQNQHYPSGHFGSNQRGNGFNAKGGNRGGNGFPNQSFSNRRHQQRGFNNNWSHNRGAQPRFVNSQQHGFGNGPSGFLGPPPLPHSYPYSTPTPTPMVNTTYLNVNVNHPPPPAPAPVPGPGYAPGPVPGYILPYGYYGNPYFSEASNQLYYPSVPSVPLPSPPPPPPPYMDAISGTPTNNQPILLNPEVGLCNTILYQIEYYFSKENLVKDAYLKSLMDNEGWVSIHVIAGFRRHQVLSDPSSSWFPQDSWSSQARSIW